The following are encoded together in the Desulfococcus multivorans genome:
- a CDS encoding response regulator, whose translation MEQAYSIVIVEDHRILREGLRSLLSQNPDFNIVGEAENGLDAIRRVRELMPDLVLIDLSMPKMDGLDAIREIKGEFPDIKLLVLTVHKAEEYVFAALKAGANGYLLKDSTYTELRLAIENVLAGRTYLSPGVSEKLVASYLEGKKPPQSESSLDALTQRERQILKMIAEGHKNRKIAEYLCISVKTVEKHRSNLMKKLDLHNASELTAYAIENDLITQ comes from the coding sequence ATGGAACAAGCCTACAGCATCGTTATTGTCGAGGATCATCGTATTCTTCGGGAAGGACTCCGTTCCCTTCTTTCTCAAAATCCGGATTTCAACATCGTCGGAGAGGCGGAAAACGGACTTGATGCGATCCGACGCGTCCGGGAACTCATGCCGGATTTGGTCCTGATCGACCTTTCCATGCCCAAGATGGACGGCCTTGACGCCATTCGCGAGATCAAGGGGGAGTTTCCCGACATCAAGTTGCTGGTGCTCACCGTACACAAGGCCGAGGAGTATGTGTTCGCTGCCCTAAAGGCCGGGGCGAACGGCTACCTGCTGAAGGACAGCACCTATACGGAACTCCGGTTGGCCATCGAAAACGTGTTGGCCGGGCGGACCTATCTCAGCCCGGGTGTTTCGGAGAAGTTGGTGGCCTCCTACCTGGAAGGCAAGAAACCGCCTCAGAGCGAGTCCTCTCTGGATGCCCTCACCCAGAGGGAGCGACAAATCCTCAAGATGATCGCCGAGGGCCACAAAAACCGAAAGATCGCGGAATATCTCTGCATCAGCGTCAAGACTGTCGAAAAGCACCGTTCCAACCTTATGAAAAAGCTGGATCTCCACAATGCTTCGGAACTCACCGCATACGCTATCGAAAACGACCTCATTACCCAATGA
- a CDS encoding GAF domain-containing sensor histidine kinase: MNDTSIYNECLELATRVEGLKNRIAQRREEKDKISHLNAVLSSIRDVSRLIIKEKDPQSLIQGICSSLIEKRSFHNAWIVLVDEHGRVTTGSEAGLGADFQKILQKIENDRMPRCCHMVLSEDRFLVTTNPCRECLNCPVSYMYDGRGSISARLEHDGRIYGILTVSVPIAYSQDPEEHELFKDVADDIAYALHSIDVERDRKRKEVALREARDKLERRVRERTRDLEVLSSRLLNAQEAERKRIAADLHDGIGQCLSAVKFMVETVIQQLDGKVARQAIKSLDALVPLLQESSEEIRNIIMNLRPSILDDLGILATIGWFCRQFTSVYSHIRLTKTIEIEEDQVPETLKIIIFRIVQEAMNNIAKYADAGAVSIYLGKKDNALELRIEDNGRGFSVDRFMTSGSSALAFGLTGMKERAELSGGSFRITSSPGKGTRVEARWGYSCVRSY, from the coding sequence ATGAATGACACGTCAATCTACAACGAATGCTTAGAACTGGCGACCCGGGTCGAGGGGCTGAAAAACCGGATCGCCCAGCGCCGCGAAGAAAAGGACAAGATCAGCCACCTCAATGCGGTGTTGAGCTCCATCCGCGATGTCAGCCGACTCATCATCAAGGAAAAGGACCCTCAATCGCTGATCCAGGGCATCTGCTCGAGTCTTATCGAAAAGCGGAGCTTCCACAATGCCTGGATCGTCCTGGTGGATGAACACGGGCGCGTTACCACGGGTTCGGAAGCGGGCCTGGGCGCGGATTTCCAGAAAATCCTCCAAAAAATCGAGAACGACCGCATGCCGCGATGCTGTCACATGGTGCTGAGTGAAGACCGGTTTCTGGTCACCACGAATCCGTGCCGGGAATGCCTCAACTGCCCGGTATCCTATATGTATGACGGAAGGGGGTCCATCTCGGCCCGGCTCGAACATGACGGCCGCATATACGGTATTCTCACAGTCTCCGTTCCAATTGCCTACAGTCAGGATCCTGAGGAGCACGAACTCTTCAAGGATGTGGCGGACGACATCGCCTACGCCCTTCACAGCATTGATGTGGAAAGGGACCGTAAGCGAAAGGAGGTTGCTCTTCGCGAGGCCCGGGACAAACTGGAACGGCGCGTCAGAGAGCGGACCCGGGACCTGGAAGTTCTTTCCAGCCGTCTCCTGAACGCTCAGGAAGCGGAGCGGAAACGCATCGCCGCGGATCTCCACGACGGCATCGGTCAATGCCTTTCCGCCGTCAAGTTCATGGTAGAGACCGTTATCCAACAGCTCGACGGCAAAGTGGCCCGCCAGGCGATCAAAAGTCTGGATGCGCTGGTGCCCCTTCTGCAGGAAAGTTCGGAAGAAATCCGCAACATCATCATGAACCTGCGCCCCTCCATTCTCGACGATCTGGGCATTCTGGCCACCATCGGATGGTTCTGCAGGCAGTTCACTTCCGTCTACTCCCATATCCGCCTGACGAAAACCATTGAGATCGAGGAGGATCAGGTACCCGAAACCCTCAAGATCATCATCTTCAGGATTGTTCAGGAAGCCATGAACAATATCGCCAAATATGCCGACGCCGGAGCAGTGTCGATCTACCTGGGGAAAAAGGACAATGCTCTTGAATTACGGATTGAGGACAACGGACGCGGATTCAGCGTGGACCGGTTCATGACCTCGGGATCTTCGGCTCTGGCTTTTGGTCTGACCGGAATGAAAGAACGCGCCGAACTCTCGGGAGGGTCGTTCCGCATCACGTCGTCTCCGGGCAAGGGCACCCGGGTGGAAGCCCGATGGGGTTACTCATGCGTAAGGTCTTATTGA